CCATATCTGTAAAAACCTTCGTTTTTGAAGCAGTTGAAGATGAATTTGATGATGTTGAATTATTAGAACTACATCCAGAAAATACAAAGATAAGTGCAGCTGTCAATAGTAACCCAATAATTCTAATTCCTAATTTTTTGTTTTTCATCTTGATTCCTCCTAGGCATATAATTAATTAAATTTGAGATACTATTTCATATTTTGGGGCTTCGGCAGCAATGTCAACAAATTCAATAACTTGTTTACCTTGTTTATTTACATATATTTCACTATCAATTTTATATATTTCCCTTATCATTTTTTTTGTTAAGACTTCCTTAGGTGTTCCGTAAGAATAAATATTACCATCTCTCATGACAACGATATTATCGGCATATCTTGATGTGAGATTTATATCGTGCATTACAATTATTACAATCATTTTTTTCTCATATGCCAAACTTGATACTGTATTCATCAATGAAAATTGACGATGTATATCTAGATTATTTAATGGCTCATCTAATATGAGAATTTCTGGTTCTTTAATTATTGATTGAGCTAATGATACCATTTGAAGCTGACCGCCACTTAATTCATTAATTTTATTTTTTGCTAAGTGCTGCAATTCAAAAGCATCTAAAATATCATTTACCTTTTGTTCCTGTTTTTTACTAACTTTAAGATTTAGTGTATTTATTAGTCCTAAAAGTACAGCTTCGAAAACAGTAATTGAAGCATCATTTTGTGTTGTTTGGGGCAAGTAACCCACCTTTTGCTTAATAAATTCTTTTTTCTGTTTCTTAATGCTTTCACCTTGGTAATACATTTCACCATCACACTTATATATATTTAAAATACACTTAACTAGTGTAGACTTTCCTGAACCATTTGGCCCAATGATTGCAGTTACATTATTATGAAAAGTCAAACTAATATTATTTAGAGAAAATTTAGAAGAATGTTTATAATTAATATTTTGTATTTTAAGACTCATACTCTTCTCACCTTCCTTGTTTTAAAATAAGTACCAATAAAAACGGAATACCTATAATTGAAGTAACTATTCCTAAAGGAATCTGTACTCCTGATATAGCAACCTTGCTTAACACAGATGAAACTGATAACATAAACGCTCCAGTTAACATAGATGCTGGAATAAAAAACCTCTGTTCTTCTCCTACTAAAGATTTAGCCACATAGGGTGCAACCAATCCAACAAAGCCTATGGTTCCAACAAAGCAAACTGCGATGGATGTTATTAATGAAGATAATATTAAAACCTTTGTTCTTAACTTTTCTACATTGATCCCTAAAGCTGCTGCAGTACTTTCCCCCATACATAATGATGTCAGCTTCCAGGATTCTCTAAAGAGAATTGGTGTCACTATTACAAGTACTACAAACACTATTGCATCCTGCTGCCATGTAGCTCCTAAGATACACCCTTGTGACCAGTTAGTTATACCTCTTAAAATTTCATCTGGTACAAAGTATGTGAGAATAGAATTTAACGCTGTAAACATAAAACTTATTGCAATCCCAGCTAAAATTATTGTTCCTCTATCCTTTTTTATCTTTCCAATAGTATAAATAAAGAAGGATGATATTAATGAAAAAGCAAAAGCAAATATAGGTGTGGCATAATTATTCATATATTGGGGTAAAAATGCATATCCGAAAATCAAAGATATTGATGCTCCAAAAGATGCTGCCGAAGATATTCCCAGTGTATACGGACTAGCAAGATTATTATTAAGTATAGTCTGCATTTCCATACCTGCAATTGCTAATCCTGCACCAGCTAATAGTGCCATAGTTGCTATTGGTAATCTGATTACCCTGACAATTATATTCACTTTTCTGCCCAGTGACTCAGGGTTCGTCAATGAAGTGATTACATCAAAAATATTCAACATTGCCGGTCCAGTTGAGAGATCAATTACAAAGCTTATTAATACAAGTAGTATTAAAATCATCAACGCTATTACTTTTCTCATAATAACTAACTTGTAATTTTGAGACTTTCCAATAACAATTTTTTTAGAGCTTATATCCACGATTTCTCCCTCCTTCCAAACTAATTTTTATCAATATTTTGCAATAAGTTTATAAAAATAAGCCAAATTCAATATGTCCTCAACCAAGAATGACATTCCTTCAACCCCAGCATAACCACTTTTGCTAATACTAATCTTGTCAAACACTGGATATGTATACTGCAGGAAAGGAATATCCAGTTCATTGGCTAATCCTCTCTCAAAAGACGATCCAAAAATCATTACTGAATTGGAGCTAACAACTTCATCTCTTATCTTCTCCCTGTCTTTTTTTTGTTCAGTATCAATTAACACATCTACAACCATTCCAAGTTCAGCTTCTAAAAATTTTTTTAGACCATATATTCTTACCTTATCTCCTAAAACAGCTACTGGCATACCCATAAAAGTATCTATAAATGAGTGAAGTTCATTTAATAATTCTAATGATAAAGCTTCCTTTTCATTAAAATTTTCATGGACTTCAATTGATAGTGCTGCCAGTATTTTATTTATAAAAATTCTACTACCCGTTATTCCATATGGATAACTGACAGTTATATACGGAGTTCCAAATTTTTCTTTTAACATTTCTCCAACAAACTGGAACCCATCTAATACAACATTCACCACAGCTGATGGTACTTTCATAATATTCTCATAGCTATCATAGGGAAAAACGGAATTTATATATATGAAATCTTCCAGCATATTCTCTATATTAATTAAATCCGAATCAACTTTGTAATCATCAGAGAAAAAGCCTATTAAATTAATTGAATTTTTAATTATTTCTCTTGGCATCATTTCATCTATTAATAGTTTAAAAGCACTTTTCATACCTCTTATACCTGCATCATTGAAGCCTGGTTCATTTAACAAAAAAATATTTTCTAAATTGTTCTTCTTTTTAAACCTATTAATGACATTTAGAGCATCATCATTTAGTATTTCAGGTATGCATCCCGTTATCACATATATAACCTGAGCCTCATAGAGTTTAACTATATTTTCTAAAGCTTCCTCTAAAATTTTTTCTCCTCCATTTACTATCTCTTCTTCATAAATAACTGTAGATGTCTGTCTTATATCACTTATTTTTGATGAAATATGAAATGCTAAT
This window of the Clostridium kluyveri DSM 555 genome carries:
- a CDS encoding ABC transporter ATP-binding protein, whose translation is MSLKIQNINYKHSSKFSLNNISLTFHNNVTAIIGPNGSGKSTLVKCILNIYKCDGEMYYQGESIKKQKKEFIKQKVGYLPQTTQNDASITVFEAVLLGLINTLNLKVSKKQEQKVNDILDAFELQHLAKNKINELSGGQLQMVSLAQSIIKEPEILILDEPLNNLDIHRQFSLMNTVSSLAYEKKMIVIIVMHDINLTSRYADNIVVMRDGNIYSYGTPKEVLTKKMIREIYKIDSEIYVNKQGKQVIEFVDIAAEAPKYEIVSQI
- a CDS encoding nitrogenase component 1, yielding MNCDSECRLFGAYRVVISIKDSVILIHSTVGCNWGTLAFHISSKISDIRQTSTVIYEEEIVNGGEKILEEALENIVKLYEAQVIYVITGCIPEILNDDALNVINRFKKKNNLENIFLLNEPGFNDAGIRGMKSAFKLLIDEMMPREIIKNSINLIGFFSDDYKVDSDLINIENMLEDFIYINSVFPYDSYENIMKVPSAVVNVVLDGFQFVGEMLKEKFGTPYITVSYPYGITGSRIFINKILAALSIEVHENFNEKEALSLELLNELHSFIDTFMGMPVAVLGDKVRIYGLKKFLEAELGMVVDVLIDTEQKKDREKIRDEVVSSNSVMIFGSSFERGLANELDIPFLQYTYPVFDKISISKSGYAGVEGMSFLVEDILNLAYFYKLIAKY
- a CDS encoding FecCD family ABC transporter permease — translated: MDISSKKIVIGKSQNYKLVIMRKVIALMILILLVLISFVIDLSTGPAMLNIFDVITSLTNPESLGRKVNIIVRVIRLPIATMALLAGAGLAIAGMEMQTILNNNLASPYTLGISSAASFGASISLIFGYAFLPQYMNNYATPIFAFAFSLISSFFIYTIGKIKKDRGTIILAGIAISFMFTALNSILTYFVPDEILRGITNWSQGCILGATWQQDAIVFVVLVIVTPILFRESWKLTSLCMGESTAAALGINVEKLRTKVLILSSLITSIAVCFVGTIGFVGLVAPYVAKSLVGEEQRFFIPASMLTGAFMLSVSSVLSKVAISGVQIPLGIVTSIIGIPFLLVLILKQGR